The sequence below is a genomic window from Thiomonas intermedia.
GGGAGCGCGCGCAGCGAGCGAGGGGGCCGTTTCATACCAGCTTCATCCCGGCCAGGGCGATGCGGAAGTAATAGAGCATGGACCAGAGCGTGAGCACAGCCGCTATCCAGATCAGCCATTGACCGATCCACACCGTATTGGTGGCGCCAAACAGCACGCCGTCGAACAGGAGGAAAGGAATGGCCACCATCTGTACCGCCGTCTTCACCTTGCCGATGTAGCTCACCGCCACGCGTCGCGACTGACCGATTTGCGCCATCCACTCACGCAACGCCGAAATGGCGATCTCGCGCCCGATGATGATCAGCGCCACCAGGGCATCGATCCGACCGAGTTGCAGCAGGATGAGCAGGGCCGCGGTGACCATCAGTTTGTCGGCCACCGGGTCGAGAAAGGCGCCGAACGACGAAGTCTGATTCCACTTGCGCGCCAGATAGCCGTCGAGCCAATCGGTGATGGCACTGAGAATGAACAGAACGGTCGCCGTCAGGTTGCGCTCGGGCAGCGTCATCCAGCCGACGGGCAGGAAATACACCCCGACGATGAGGGGAATGGCCGCCACGCGCGCCCAGGTGAGCAGCGTCGGCAGGTTGAGCGCGCGTGTGGACATGGAGCGAGTGGATGGAGATTGCGTCGAGGATCGGCATCAGCCGCGGAACCTGGCAGCCGCCAGCGGGTCCATGTGAAGAACCGGGCGTCGCCATGGTCGGCATGATAGGGTGAATACCTTGAATGATCTTTCCCCCTGCAGGAAACGCTTCGAATGAACGTCAGCTGGCTCGCCTCTCATGTCGATCTCCTCCTCTACATCTACGGCGGCATTGCCATCGCGCTGGTGATCTGGACCTTGTGGCGAGTGCGACGCCGCAGGCGCTCTGCCCGACCAGGCGAGCGGCCATCCTCCCACTCGGACTGACCGACTCGGGCTCCCTGATAGCTCATGCGCCAGGTGCCGTCTTCCAACGGCCCATGGCGCATGAGCGCACTGCGGCCTGGTGGAGCGGCCGGCACCTGCTACTTCGTGGCTTTAAGGCCCGCGAAATACATCGCCACCTGATCGATGTCGGAATTGCTCAGCGGCTTGGCCATCGGCCCCATCACGGGGTTCGGGCGTGTGCCGTCACGAAACTCCCTCAGCGTCTGCACCAGGTAGTCCTTGTTCTGGCCGGCCAGATTGGGATAGGTCGGCAGAATGGCATGGCCATCCACCCCGTGGCAGGCAAAGCACACGCCGAACTTCGCGCTGAACGCCGCCGTCGGCGCGGCCTGAGCCAGGCTCGCAGAAAGCAGCACGCCAGCGGCCGTCAGAAAAACAGATTTCAGAAAAGTCATGATCGAGAGTTCCAGATTCAGATAAGCATCAGACGACGTTGCGCACATAGGCCCACACGCCGATGGCGAAGAACACGGCCAGCCAGGTGAAGTTGATCCAGACCGCGGCATCTCCGATGCGGGACACCATCCGGTCGGCGGTGTAAAGCCCTTTGACCTTGCCCGCCTTCCACAGCAGCGTCGAATAAAACGTGACGAGTCCACCGCCCACGCAGATCAAGGTCGCGAAGAACCAGAACACCGCGCCCCACTCATCGTGCGGTTTGGAATTCAGGTCGTAATGAAACGGCGCCAGATAGGCCACCCGCAGCGCCTCGCGATCGACCGAGATGAGCAGGGCCATGAAGGCATAGAAGGCCATGGCTGAATACGCCTGCAGCGCAGACCCGCCCACCGGTACCTGGCGGGCATACAAGGCCACGCCCACGATCAACACCAGCGTCAGCCAGAAGAGCGGTTGGGTGAACACCTGCATGTAAGACGGCAGCCCGAGCGCCCACAGCAGGCCGGTGATGAGTTGTAGGGCCACACCCCAGTAGGCGGTCTTCACCCCGAGGCGATGCGCCAGATCGAGATAGTCGGCCGGGAAGTCATCACGCGCCCGGAAGTAGCGGGCGTAGCCGAGCAGGAAAACTCCGGTCATGGTGAGTGACATGACGATGAAAAAGGCGAAGCGCGGCAGCTCAAAAGCGTGAATGCCCATGCCGTTCATCACCGGCACGCCGTGCGGCGCATACCACTGCATCCACTTCTGCGGAAACAGGCCCTGATACGACAGGACGTGCATGATGAAGCCGTCGAAAATCAACAGCGACAACGCTCCTGTGGCCCACCACACCGTCGCATCGGGAGCCTCGGCGGCGTGCGAAACGTCGTGATTCTTGAAATAAAACACGAACCACATCGTGTAGCCGATGCCCAGGCTGAAGATGAAAAAGATCACCCAGAAGGCCGATAGCACATTGCTGGTGTACCAGGACGGGTCGTAAATCGTCTGCGTGAACAGCAGCGGCGCCACGCCCAGCACAATGGCCATCGAGACGGCCACTTTGGCCACGCCGGTCATGGCCACCGACAGCCGGGCCCAGGCGGCTTGCTGGCGGCGCATGAAGGCGATGATGGCCAGCAAGCCCGAGCCCAGCGCCAAATTGACGAATGCGATGTGGAACGACCAGGTCAGGACGTTCAGATACTGGAAGATCCATGCCGGCGCCGGCAGGCCCGCAGGGTCCTGCAAGGCGTGCAGCATGGCGGAAACGGAGGCGTTGTCCATGAGTCAGTCCTTTGCTTTTTCGGTAGACACGGCCGCGGCCTGCGCCAGGGCGGTAGGCAGCGGCGCCGGGGCGGCGGCACGAACGATCGGATGGCCTTCGGCATCCACCGTGCCTGCGTTGACGGCCGCCAGAAAGGTGGCGAGCGCCTTCTGTTCATCGGCTGGCAGATCGATCTTCGGCATATAGGGCACCGTGCCGTGAGCCAGCGGCCCGGCGAGAAATCCCTGGATCATGGCCACGTCGGTCGTGCCGTGCAGCAACTGCGGCAGCGGACGCAGAGGACCGTCGCGGTTGATCGAATGACAGTTCGAGCAGGACATCACCGCCAGCAGCCTTCCCGCCGCCATCTGGTTCTGCGGTGTGATCACGCGCAGGTCGGCCGGTACGAACGCGGCCGTCTTGAGCAGACCTTCCTTGGCGATGATGGGCACTTCATCCTGGATGCCCAGGCCCGGCACATCGCGGCCGATGATCTGATTGGAATACATGTATTGCCCGGCGACCCAGGGTTTGCGCAGACTCTCCCGCGTGCGCTCCTCCGGCCAGATGCCCGCGACCAGCAGGATCACGACCATCGCGGCCGCCATGGGCACCCTCACCGCCTGGGGCTTGAGATAGACCCACAGCAGGTAGCCGCCGATCAGCACCGAGGTGATCGCCAGCGGAATGAAGGTGGTCACGCGGAAGTCCACATAGCCGAACCAGTGCGGCAGGCGATCCTTGAGGATGACCAGGGCGTTCGGCGGGAGCGTGGCGACGTACCACATGAACGACAGCGCGCCGCCGACCAGGCCGAACAGGCCCAGTTGGGCCACGGTCTTTCCCACGTCCTGCCTCAGCGCGTTGCCCTTGGGAATGGCGGCGACGATGATGGTGCCGACCACCGCCGCCGACGTCAGCATCAGAAAGGCCCGTTCGGCCAATTGCGCGGCGAAGTTCAGATTGAAGAAGGCGTCGAACACGCTGCCCGTGAGGTACCAGCGATCATTGCCCGGCCACATCATGAATGACAGGATGCCCACGATGAGCACCAGGGTCGCGATGGAACTCACCACGAAGGTCCAGGTGATCTTCAGGTGCGTCTTCGGATCGATCTTGCCGATGGTGTAGACCAGGGCGTACACCCCGATCACTTCCACGGTGAAGAACACCCATTCGGTGGCCCAGGCCCAGACAAAGTTGTGGATCAGCGCGGAAATGCCGCGCGGACTGGCCACGGTGACCGAATACCAGATCCCGGGTCCCGTCACCGATCCCCAGATGTAGGAGAACACCAGCAGGAACATGCCGTACTTCTTGATGTACTGCATGATTTCGGGCTTGTTCTCCCGAACCGCCCGGCTCTCCAGCATGGCGAACAGCACGGCGGCACCGACCGAGGTATTGGACGCCAGCACGTGGATCGTGCCGATGATGCCCATCACCCAGGCCGTGCCGATTTGAGGCACATACCACGTCGGGTACAGGCCGATCAGCTCTGACATACGAACTCCTTCAAGCAATGTGTCAATGAGCGGCTCACGGTCTTCGTGCCGTTGCCCGCCCGATCTTTATCGGTTCATCAGTATTCACTGATATAGATCAGGGAACAAGATGACAAAACGCCGCTGGGAAAACCCTGAATGACAAATCCACCCGATGGGTATCAAGCGTGTTGCCAGCGTCAGCTCGGCCCCGCGACGATCCTGCTCTTGGCGGCAGGCAGCTGAGAGCCTAGGCGCGAAACGGGGCGTCTCCGCAGAGGCTCAAGTCACGGCCTTGATTGATGTCAAAGTGGTCATCGGCAAAGGCTCCGGGCCTCTCTGAATCACCGGGCCTGGGGCCGTTTTCACCGCACAAGCGCGCGAGGGTGCGACGTTTCGCCGCATGAATCGTCCCCCTTGCTGGTAATCAATAGTCAGTCTGATACATATGATTACATTTCTGTTTTCAGCCCATGCATCGTGCCTGGGCCCCAACAGGAGTTCGTCATGCTTGCCTCCCCCATGTTCAGCCTCAAACGCGCCGCCCAGTTCGCCTTGCTGGCGATCAGCTTCGCGGGCCCGGTGTCGTTCGCGTCCGCCGAAGGGCCGTCCTACAACCTGGGCGAGCCTGTCATCGCGCTCGTTCCCGTCATCAAGCAACACGAAAAATCGCTCAAACTCGATGCTGCGCAACAAGAACAGTTCGCCGAATGGCTCAAGACCGCCCCGGCCAAGCGCAAGGCCGCAGAAGACAAGCTCGCCCAGACCCGGCTGCAGCTGCGCGAGGACTTGTTGAACGGTATGGGCGACACGCCGGAGCGCCAGAGCCTGATCGAGGACATCGGCAAGCAAGAGGCCGCGCTGGTCGCCATGCGCGCGGGATGCGTGGACAAGATGCGCACCCTGCTGAATGCCGAGCAGTTCAAGGAAGTGATCGCGCTTTACAAGGCCTCACTGCACAACAGGCAAGGCGCGGTGAAATAAGGCAAATAGGGCCAACGAGGCAGACAAGGCCAACGCCTCAATGCAAGGCCTTGTAGAGCGCGTGGGCGAGTTCGCGGGAGATGCCTTCCACGGTCATCAGATCGTCCTCGCTCGCGGTCTCCACCCCACGAATGCCGCCGAACCGAGCCAGCAGCCTGGCGCGTCGCTTGGGGCCGATGCCGGGAATGTCTTCCAGCCGCGATCCCCCCGTGCGCACCTTGGCGCGCGCCGCGCGCATGCCGGTGATGGCAAAACGATGCGCTTCGTCACGGATCTGAGCCACCAGCATGAGCGCGGCGCTGTCGGCGGGCAGGGTGAGCTTGGCGCGACCGTCGGCGAACACCAGTTCCTCCAGGCCGACTTTGCGCCCTTCCCCCTTCTCCACGCCGACGATCACACCGAGATCCAGGCCCAGTTCGGTGAACACCTCGCGCGCCATCGCCACTTGTCCACGCCCGCCATCGACGAGCACCAGATCGGGAAGCCGCGCTTCGCTGCGGCCTTCGGCCTCGGGGCCCTGCTCGGCGTCCACGGCCAGGGCTTCGGCGACCCGCTTGTAGCGACGAGTGAGCACCTGGCGCATGGCCGCATAGTCGTCACCGGGTGTGATGTCGTTGATGCGAAACCGCCGGTACTGTGCCGGCTGCATGGCATGTTCGGCGTACACCACGCACGAGGCCTGGGTGGCCTCGCCCGCCGTATGGCTGATGTCGAAACACTCGACCCGCAATCCTTCGGCCTGCACGGCATCCAGCCCCAGGACCTGGGCCAGCGCCATGCTCCGCTCACGCTGTGAGCCTTCTTCGGAAAGCAGGCGCGCCAGAGCGATCTGCGCGCCCTTCTGGGCCATGTCCAGCCAATCGCGACGCTGGCCGCGCGGCTGGGTGATTTGCTGCAGCCGATGGCCGCCATGCTCGCTCAGCGCATCGAGCAGTTCAGCCTCCATCGCCTGATCGCACACCAGAACCGGCGGCGGCGTCATCTGCAGGTAATGCTGGGCGACGAAGGCCTGCAGCACGCTCTGCGCCGCACTGCGGCCCGCATCGGCTGCCGGCGCGTCGTCATCTGCTGCCAGGTCTTCCAGTTCCAGCGCGGCCTGAACCTGGCTGGGGAAATAGGCGCGATCGCCCAGATGCCGACCGCCCCGCACCATGGCCAGGTTGACGCAGGCCCGGCCGCCCTTGAGGGCCACGGCCAGAATGTCCACGTCTTCGGCGCTACCCACCTCCATGCTCTGCTGCTGCAGCACCCCCGAGAGCGCGGCGATCTGGTCGCGCAGCACCGCGGCCTCCTCGAAGCGCCAGGCGTCGGAGAGCGATTGCATTCTGAGCTGCAGATCGCCCATCACCACACCATGATCGCCACGAAGAAAGCGCACCGCATGCTGCACGTCGCGCGCATAGTCCTCGGGGCTGATCTTGCCGACGCAGGGCGCCGTGCAGCGGTGGATCTGATGCAGCAGACAGGGCCTGCTGCGGTTGCCGAACACCGTGTCCTCACAGGTGCGCAACTGAAACACCTTCTGCAAGACCGCAATGCTTTCCTTGACCGACCAGGCATTGGGATAAGGCCCGAAATACTGCTGCCTGCGGTCGGTCGCGCCGCGGTAATACGCCACGCGCGGGAACGCGTGCGCCGTCGTGATCTGCAGGTACGGGTAGGACTTGTCGTCCCGGAACAGAATGTTGTAGCGCGGGTGCTGCGTCTTGATCAGGTTGTTCTCGAGCAGCAAGGCCTCGGCTTCGGTGCGGGTGACCGTCGTGTCCAGCCGTGCGATGCGCGACACCATCAGTCCGATGCGCGTGCCACCGTGATCCTTCTGGAAATAGCTCGACACCCGCCGCCGGAGGTCGCGCGCCTTGCCCACATACAGCAAGGCGCCGTCCGCCGAAAAATAGCGATAGACCCCGGGCAGATGTGGCAGCGCCGCGACCTGCGCTAGCAGCGCCGTGCTGTGCTCCGGAACGGAAGGATCGGATGCCATGATGCTCAACTCAAAAGATGCACGGCCCGCTCGAACACCGCGCGGAACATCGGGGCCGTCAGGCGGCCGGTGTTCTGGTTGTATCGGCTGCAGTGATAACTGTCGATCACGGTGTAGCCTTCGATGCGATGCTCGGCGGCATGGGCGAAGCGCGCCGACGACGCCCTGCGCCCCAGCGCCATGAGCACGGCGTCATGCGCCACCTTGCCCAGTGCCACGATCACACGCAGATTCGGCATGGCCGCGATCTCCGCCGCCATGAAACGATTGCAGGTCCGGATTTCCGTCGGCAGCGGCTTGTTGCCTGGCGGCAGACACTTCACGGCATTGCTGACCCGGCACCCTTGGAGCTGCAACCCGTCCGCCGCGCGCAAGGTCGAAGGGTGGTCGCCGATGCGTACCGGCTCGGGTCTCGTCGCCAGGCCAAGCTCGGTGAGTGTGCCGTACAGCAGCGGCCCGGCACCATCGCCGGTGAACGGGCGCCCGGAAGCATTGGCGCCCTTCAGACCGGGCGCCAGACCCGCGATCAGCAGCGGCGCGTCGAGCGGGCCGAACGGCGCCACCGGCTGGCAGGCAAAATCGGGATGCTCCCGTTTCACTTGGTGTAAAAAGGCCGCAAGTCGTGGGCACAGACGACAATGCGGATCATAAAAAGACAGAGATCTCGAAATCGGTGCGTTGTCACCCTGCATATTCATGAAAGTCCAACATCGGTGGGATTTGTTTTGCCATGTCGTCGACAACCTCGGCGATATTGGCGTGACCTGGCGGCTGGCCCGGCAACTCGTCGCCGAACATCGGCAACAGGTGCGATTATTCCTGGACGACTTCAAGGCGTTTTCACACATCGCCCCACAGGTTCATCTGCGCACGCCTGAGCAGACCATCGCCGGGGTGCAGATTGTGCCTTGGGTACGCCAGACCCAGGCCACGCCGGGCGATGTTGTCATCGAAATGTTCGGCTGTCAGCTCAGCGAGGCCTACATCGCCCAGATCGGCAAAGCCTCCCCGCAGCCGATCTGGCTGAACCTCGAACAT
It includes:
- a CDS encoding c-type cytochrome; translated protein: MTFLKSVFLTAAGVLLSASLAQAAPTAAFSAKFGVCFACHGVDGHAILPTYPNLAGQNKDYLVQTLREFRDGTRPNPVMGPMAKPLSNSDIDQVAMYFAGLKATK
- a CDS encoding uracil-DNA glycosylase, coding for MKREHPDFACQPVAPFGPLDAPLLIAGLAPGLKGANASGRPFTGDGAGPLLYGTLTELGLATRPEPVRIGDHPSTLRAADGLQLQGCRVSNAVKCLPPGNKPLPTEIRTCNRFMAAEIAAMPNLRVIVALGKVAHDAVLMALGRRASSARFAHAAEHRIEGYTVIDSYHCSRYNQNTGRLTAPMFRAVFERAVHLLS
- the uvrC gene encoding excinuclease ABC subunit UvrC, giving the protein MASDPSVPEHSTALLAQVAALPHLPGVYRYFSADGALLYVGKARDLRRRVSSYFQKDHGGTRIGLMVSRIARLDTTVTRTEAEALLLENNLIKTQHPRYNILFRDDKSYPYLQITTAHAFPRVAYYRGATDRRQQYFGPYPNAWSVKESIAVLQKVFQLRTCEDTVFGNRSRPCLLHQIHRCTAPCVGKISPEDYARDVQHAVRFLRGDHGVVMGDLQLRMQSLSDAWRFEEAAVLRDQIAALSGVLQQQSMEVGSAEDVDILAVALKGGRACVNLAMVRGGRHLGDRAYFPSQVQAALELEDLAADDDAPAADAGRSAAQSVLQAFVAQHYLQMTPPPVLVCDQAMEAELLDALSEHGGHRLQQITQPRGQRRDWLDMAQKGAQIALARLLSEEGSQRERSMALAQVLGLDAVQAEGLRVECFDISHTAGEATQASCVVYAEHAMQPAQYRRFRINDITPGDDYAAMRQVLTRRYKRVAEALAVDAEQGPEAEGRSEARLPDLVLVDGGRGQVAMAREVFTELGLDLGVIVGVEKGEGRKVGLEELVFADGRAKLTLPADSAALMLVAQIRDEAHRFAITGMRAARAKVRTGGSRLEDIPGIGPKRRARLLARFGGIRGVETASEDDLMTVEGISRELAHALYKALH
- the pgsA gene encoding CDP-diacylglycerol--glycerol-3-phosphate 3-phosphatidyltransferase codes for the protein MSTRALNLPTLLTWARVAAIPLIVGVYFLPVGWMTLPERNLTATVLFILSAITDWLDGYLARKWNQTSSFGAFLDPVADKLMVTAALLILLQLGRIDALVALIIIGREIAISALREWMAQIGQSRRVAVSYIGKVKTAVQMVAIPFLLFDGVLFGATNTVWIGQWLIWIAAVLTLWSMLYYFRIALAGMKLV
- a CDS encoding cytochrome ubiquinol oxidase subunit I yields the protein MSELIGLYPTWYVPQIGTAWVMGIIGTIHVLASNTSVGAAVLFAMLESRAVRENKPEIMQYIKKYGMFLLVFSYIWGSVTGPGIWYSVTVASPRGISALIHNFVWAWATEWVFFTVEVIGVYALVYTIGKIDPKTHLKITWTFVVSSIATLVLIVGILSFMMWPGNDRWYLTGSVFDAFFNLNFAAQLAERAFLMLTSAAVVGTIIVAAIPKGNALRQDVGKTVAQLGLFGLVGGALSFMWYVATLPPNALVILKDRLPHWFGYVDFRVTTFIPLAITSVLIGGYLLWVYLKPQAVRVPMAAAMVVILLVAGIWPEERTRESLRKPWVAGQYMYSNQIIGRDVPGLGIQDEVPIIAKEGLLKTAAFVPADLRVITPQNQMAAGRLLAVMSCSNCHSINRDGPLRPLPQLLHGTTDVAMIQGFLAGPLAHGTVPYMPKIDLPADEQKALATFLAAVNAGTVDAEGHPIVRAAAPAPLPTALAQAAAVSTEKAKD